From the genome of Candidozyma auris chromosome 2, complete sequence, one region includes:
- a CDS encoding putative ATP-dependent RNA helicase — protein MSDDEVFDIAGSLTLQGKEYDSNSSSGSDLSDNEEIKDIISSDDEADEVPSKKRKSASKPADANSFPSLELSDDEENTKAAQDLSTYFLQNNPTAKKAKAGSFASFGLSKHVLISIAKKGFKQPTPIQRKTIPLIMEGRDVVGMARTGSGKTAAFVLPVVEKLKSHSAKVGARAIILSPSRELALQTYKQVKEFSRGTDLRSLVLIGGDSLEDQFSAMMTNPDIIVATPGRFLHLKVEMQLDLSTVEYIVFDEADRLFEMGFAEQLNELIASLPETRQSLLFSATLPRSLVDFAKAGLTNPVLVRLDAESKISENLQMAFFSVKRIEREAALLHILQEVVKLPLATEDELKKIKAESKKSDEFSDEDDNDKKSNSRKKKKFKKEKLPPANLLPSEHSTIVFVPTKHHVEYITGLLRDAGYLVSYIYGSLDQRARKEQLYRFRIGLTSLLVVTDVAARGIDIPVLANVINFSLPASPKIFIHRVGRTARAGNKGWAYSIVNEKELPYLLDLELVLGKKILLTAMHEKKCELLKEQKGDQYEEPKVSYTDRLVLGSLPRGPLEAFEEMFDNILKNNYDVKTLKDVAAKGEKLYHRTRQAASAESVKRTKELLETDAWDDQHLLFGPNLEKEKEKFLAKLGQRHVKETVFEFTKKGREKEEDGLVELMHRRRRQIAPLQQKAKEKRELLEKERAAGLTHTIQDEILKADAGEVGYAVKSVEADEDELQDAFEDADELFAKKKKEKKTFRDPNFYMSHHAPAAEAIEDKHYGLSSFANDAAHATFDLDNDDKVQKQSQVMRWDKKKGKYINSKSADDTKYIISESGQRIPASLRSGKFDEWRKKRNISSAHAGMAENSNDGPQNKRFKHKKVAAPKLPDKFRDDYHKQKKKVDKALESGVNVKGYNRPGQKEELRSTEQIRKMRLLKEKRKAKNARPSKGKRR, from the coding sequence ATGTCTGACGACGAAGTTTTTGACATTGCTGGCTCTCTTACCCTTCAGGGTAAAGAGTATGACTCCAACTCGAGTTCTGGCTCCGACTTGAGCGATAacgaagagatcaaggatATCATCTCCTCTGACGATGAGGCCGATGAGGTGCcctccaagaagagaaagtctGCCTCAAAGCCAGCTGACGCTAattcttttccaagtctTGAACTTTCAGACGATGAGGAGAACACAAAGGCTGCTCAGGACTTGTCGACTTATTTTTTACAAAACAATCCCACAGCTAAGAAAGCAAAGGCCGGCTCGTTTGCATCCTTCGGTCTCTCAAAGCATGTTTTGATCAGCATTGCCAAAAAAGGCTTTAAGCAACCGACTCCGATCCAGAGAAAGACTATTCCACTTATTATGGAAGGGCGTGACGTGGTTGGTATGGCCAGAACGGGTTCTGGTAAAACCGCTGCATTCGTGTTACCTGTGgttgagaagctcaagtcGCATAGTGCCAAAGTTGGGGCGCGAGCTATCATCTTGTCCCCTTCAAGAGAATTGGCTTTGCAGACTTACAAGCAGGTTAAAGAATTCAGTCGAGGCACCGATTTACGTTCATTGGTGCTCATAGGTGGTGACTCCTTGGAAGATCAGTTCTCGGCTATGATGACTAACCCCGATATCATTGTCGCCACCCCTGGTAGATTCTTACATTTGAAGGTGGAGATGCAGTTGGATCTCAGCACCGTGGAGTACATCGTGTTTGATGAAGCTGACCGTTTGTTTGAGATGGGTTTCGCAGAACAATTGAATGAGTTGATTGCATCTTTGCCTGAAACAAGACAAtcgcttcttttctctgctACACTACCGAGATCGTTAGTTGATTTTGCTAAGGCAGGCTTAACGAATCCTGTCTTGGTACGTTTGGATGCTGAGTCAAAAATCTCTGAAAATTTGCAGATGgcattcttctctgtcaaaAGAATTGAGCGTGAAGCCGCATTATTGCATATTCTTCAGGAGGTTGTAAAGCTTCCCTTGGCGACCGAAGATGAACtaaagaaaatcaaggcCGAATCTAAGAAGTCTGATGAATTctctgacgaagatgataaCGATAAAAAAAGTAATTCTCgtaagaagaagaaattcaaaaaagagaagctcCCACCTGCCAATCTTCTACCATCAGAGCACTCCACTATTGTTTTTGTTCCCACTAAGCATCATGTCGAATACATTACCGGACTTTTGAGGGACGCTGGCTACTTAGTATCTTACATTTACGGTTCTCTTGACCAAAGAGCCAGAAAAGAGCAACTTTATCGTTTCCGAATTGGACTTACAAGTTTACTTGTTGTTACAGATGTTGCTGCTCGAGGTATTGACATTCCTGTATTGGCTAATGTTATCAACTTTAGTTTGCCGGCATCACCGAAGATTTTCATTCACAGAGTGGGAAGAACTGCAAGAGCAGGTAACAAAGGTTGGGCGTACTCAATTGTCAACGAGAAGGAGCTTCCATACTTACTCGACTTGGAGCTTGTTTTAGGTAAAAAAATCTTGCTTACTGCAATGCATGAAAAGAAGTGtgagcttctcaaagagcaaaaagGTGATCAGTACGAAGAACCTAAAGTCTCATACACGGACAGGCTTGTCTTGGGCTCGCTTCCACGTGGGCCCTtggaagcttttgaagagatgtTTGATaacatcttgaaaaatAATTATGACGTGAAGACATTAAAGGATGTGGCTGCTAAAGGCGAGAAGCTTTATCATCGCACTAGACAAGCGGCTTCAGCAGAGTCTgtcaaaagaacaaaagagcttttggaaactGACGCTTGGGATGATCAGCATCTACTTTTTGGACCAAACttagagaaggagaaggagaagttcTTGGCCAAACTTGGTCAAAGACACGTCAAAGAGACAGTTTTTGAATTCACGAAGaagggaagagaaaaagaagaagacggtTTGGTCGAGTTGATGCATAGAAGAAGACGCCAAATTGCTCCGCTCCAACAGAAAGCCAAGGAAAAGAGAGAGttgcttgaaaaagagcgTGCAGCAGGGTTGACCCATACTATTCAAGACGAAATCTTGAAGGCTGATGCGGGTGAGGTTGGCTACGCGGTCAAGTCAGTGGAAGCCGATGAGGATGAGTTGCAAGATGCGTTTGAAGATGCTGACGAGCtttttgccaaaaagaagaaggaaaagaagacatTCAGAGATCCAAACTTTTACATGAGCCATCATGCACCTGCAGCAGAAGCTATTGAAGATAAGCATTATGGCTTGAGCTCTTTCGCAAATGACGCTGCTCATGCTACGTTTGATTTGGACAATGACGACAAAGTACAAAAGCAATCTCAGGTCATGAGATGGgataaaaagaaaggcaAGTACATCAACTCTAAATCTGCTGATGACACAAAATATATCATTAGTGAGTCTGGTCAAAGAATTCCCGCCTCGTTACGCTCAGGTAAATTTGACGAgtggaggaagaaaagaaacatCCTGTCTGCTCACGCAGGAATGGCGGAGAATTCTAATGATGGCCCTCAAAACAAACGtttcaagcacaagaagGTCGCTGCTCCAAAACTACCAGACAAGTTCAGAGATGATTATcacaagcagaagaaaaaggtgGATAAGGCTTTGGAATCTGGAGTGAACGTCAAAGGATACAATAGACCAGGACAAAAGGAGGAGTTGAGACTGACTGAACAGATTAGGAAGATGAGACTCCTCAAGGAAAAAAGGAAGGCTAAAAATGCTCGTCCAAGTAAGGGTAAAAGAAGGTGA